Within Limanda limanda chromosome 1, fLimLim1.1, whole genome shotgun sequence, the genomic segment ATGATAACTAAACTGACTCCTTGTAAGATAATCTGCTGAATGATTCTACTGACTCCTCCCACAAGCACTCACATCTGACCCGGAGGTTTGCAGAGGTCATGCGCGGCTACCATAACTCCCAGATGTCCTTCAGAGAGAAATGCAAGTCACTGATTCAGAGACAACTGGAGATCGGTGAGTTTCCAAAAAACAAGAAACTGGAACCGAAACATTAACACTTGttctgctgtgtgttgtgtaaacGCAATTCCTGTCTAACAACAGGATCTTAACTAGCAGCAAAACTTGTGGATGTAAAGGTCTGTGTAGGAGTCACCTGCATGTAGGAATGGATGCCGACTGCTGCAAAGATTACCAGCAGAGGGCAACTCCactgattttcaaaaataagtctgtttctatagaagtctataaGAAAATTacacttgattaaaaaaaacagtaaaatgaGATTATCTCTATGTTTCCCTAGATTCTTAGTTTGCTCCGTTTGCAGCATCACAGGtcgatttatatatatattttttttaattcagtagTGATACAGAACTTGTCAAAGGTTTTTGTGTTCATGCACATGGATCCTTTGAAAGTTTCCTGTCTGTTCTAGAGGCCTTTTGTGCAGCTGTGTTGTGCGTCCTCTCtccaggtgtttttttttaccttcagattacacacactcacaagagaGGTGTAATTCTGCCTTCCTGTGGTGAACATTAGAAATGCTTGTTCATGCTCATGTATAAAAACTGTGGCCTAAACCTGCACACTCCTGTTTAAAGTGATGCATTTATGTTGACTGTTAATCTAACCTGTACTCTTTCCTTAACTTTTGTTTCTGTCAGTGGATAAAGTGACGACCgacgaggagctggaggtgaTGCTGCACCGGGACAGTCTCACCATCTTCATATCTGATGTTGGTGGAATTTCATAAAGCTCTTTGCATAAATGGCTGTTCACTAGTTAGAAATACATGGTTGAGGTTAGATTTTGACGGAAAACAAGTGGTGcgtgttttgtttccttttcacaGATCAACTCCGACAGGCGGATTTCCAGCGAGGCTCTGAGCGAGATTGAATCTCGGCATCAGGATATCATCTGCCTTGAGTCCAGCATCAAAGACCTGCACGAGATATTTACTGACACGGCCATGCTGCTGGAAATTCAGGTAAGACGGCCGCTTCATTTGGATACGCTGATAAACACTGGCATGCGAGCAAAATCGGACTCGCGgcaaattctgtttttcttccatcAGGGGGATCTGATCAACAACATAGAGAAGAACGTGACGAGTGCTGCAGAGTACATAGACGCATCCAAAGCAGAAACCGGTAAAGCGGTCACGTACAAGAAGAACCCATATAAGATCGCATCTCTGCCCGACTTCTTCAAACCCTTCAGGAGGCAAAGCACTGCCAAAAGTGCAGCTGATCAAAACACCTGCGACCTGGACCATGACTGAGCTCCTGGACCCGTTTGAACATCGACTGCATCCAACGTGCTGATCAACATCAAAGCCTCGGAAAAAATTGATCATCTGGTTTCCTGTCTGCTGCCTCAGATGCCTCTTTGAGGAAGATATGACGAggaaactgttatttttttcaaattagcaGTTACTTTGAATTTTGAAATGCTTTAATGATCACCtgtaaaattaaaatgcagaggCTGTGGTTGAACCTCAGCTTGTGACCCGGCCTGTGGACGTCTGAAAGGACACTTCGTTTTGTACaacagcaaaaataataataattttaattgttgttaCTTGTTTGCAGACCCAGGATTTGCCCGATTTCCATTATGATAATCaaactgttttcttttaacacACTAACTCACTCACAAACAGCTTGTGTTGCTCTCAGTGGCCAGGAGGTGGCAGCACAACATCAGATGTGACTCAGAACCATGGTGATAAACTACTTTGCAGACCTGCCTGTCCTGTTTTTGTATGATGTGGTGTTTTTACAAGTGTAATGCTGGTGATTCTCTATGTGGTGATAAACTAATGACAAACCTGAATTGAAATCTGCTGTTTCTTTAACTTTTCATAAACCATCATCATCCATTGGATAATTCACATTTACCTCCACCTCAGTTGTGTAATTGGTCAACATTAGTATGCTAACATTAACTAATAGAACTATACTATTAACTATTTAGTATCATTTACTAATAGCACTTTTTATTAGTGTGCAAACATTAATTACTATTGCTAAATTTGTAATGTTAATaactaaaaactaaatgttaGCATGCCAACAATAACTAGTAGTGCTACACTGTTAACTATTTAGTACCATTAACTAAAAGTAAAATTATCTAATATCACTAAACTATTAACTATTTAGTGGCATTAACTAAGCACTAAACCAAAAATCTGGTAAAACTCTCAAAAGACCTTTTTTTGAAGTGTGAAAATCTAGTGAAGGATTCCGAGTTTCCCTCTTGTGATCGACTGGTTGGTGATCTGGTGATTGGAAAGGTCAAACTTATCCTTTCATATTCATCAACCCATCCTGTGACCCCGAATGACCTCTCCTAACCACAGAGACGGAAACAACATGATGCAAGTGTCTCCTCATGTATTGATTTGCAGTGATGTTTTTCCTCTGGAGCCAAAAGGTGCCAGGAAAACATCCCTTGTATTGATATGTACAATAATTTATGCATTCATTATAATCCTCCAGTCacttatgtatttttttcttctaattCACGATCCATTTCTGCTGGTAGAACTCATGCTGGCTGCTTAAAAtgagtgtttgtatgtgtttgtcatTGTGATCTGACCGGAGCAGAGCGTTGGGGACAAAACTCAGTCAAGCCTTCTCCTGCATCATGGGAAAACTGCCAAGATGAACCcattgactctctctctctttctctctctctctcctcctcctcctcctcctcctcctcctcccggatTAGATTTCCCAGCACCTTTGCACTTTGCTGAAACCACTCATTTCCAAATGGGAAAGAATAGGAGTAAGAAACAAGGATGGTAATGTAATATCACAAAAGTCACGATCAGAGACATAAAgaattcaaacacacaagccTATACGTAAAAATATGGTTTCTTTATTGGTTGTGTCAGCGCGGTGGGGCCCACAAAATAGGGCTGTGCCACAATTTAAAAAGGGCTGAGTGTGAAGCCAGGCTGCCTGCGTTGATTGACAGGTCATCCCTCCGTCTGTCGATTAAACAAACAAGGCTGAGGTGCTGAAAATGGCCCGTCTCCAGAAGAACCATTAATCAATCCTGCTGTTGGAATGGACTACAAGGATGGATGAGTGGAAGAGGAAAGGTTGATGGACgaagggtggagggagggacgAGTCTCTTTTTCTGCCTCCTGCAGGTTTACTTCTTGGCTTTGCCCTGAGCGGCCACGGCCTCCATGGCCTTCTTTACGGTAGCCTCATCGCCGAGGAACGCCATGGGCTTCACGGGCTTCAGGTCCGCGTCCAGCTCGTACACGATCGGGATTCCCGTGGGCAGGTTGAGCTCCATGATGGCTGCATCGGACATACCTAGAAACACCGGCAGACATGCAGATCAGCAGATGAAACCAATACGATTCTGATAATGTAACTGATATGGTATAAAAGTGTCTGGAGCCCAAAGGCTTACGGGAAGGACAACAGTCTTATGTTACAAAACTAGTCAGCAGGGCAGGTTTTCTATCTGACACTCTTAGGGTTTGTACAACTTATCCTCGTCTGGCCACTCCTGGAAAAAGTTTAACCTTTCTACATAAAGGTCGTGACTGTAATGGGAACCAGACTCATGACCCTCTCCCCTGTCCCTGAGCTGGAGTGCGAGAGTCCCTGCAGGCTATTTATACTCCCTGTAATCCACAactgtctctgagtgtgtgtgtgtgtgtgtgtgtgtgtgtgtgtgtgtgtgtgtgtgtgtgtgtgtgtgtgtttttgccttGGCCTTGTTTGCAAATGCATTTCAATCTATTGTAAAACTGAAATCTTCCACATCTACCTCTCACTGCACCACTTTCCCCTCTGTTGTCCTGTACTGTTTTGCGTCCACCTGCTTCAGCGACTGACTCTGCGATGCTCACCTTCTAAGTGCTTGACGATGCCACGGAGACTGTTGCCATGGGCAGCGATGATAACGTTCTTCCCAGCTTTGATTTCGGGAGCGATGACGTCGTTCCAGAAAGGCAGAGCCCGGGCGATGGTGTCCTTCAGCGACTCGCACAGGGGCAGCTCGCCGGGCTTCAAGCCCTTGTAGCGCCGGGACTGGAGGTGGAGACAGGAGCAGAATGACAGTTTTTACATAACTGTCTGCAGAGTAGATTGATTTGGaaatttgtgttattcataATGAAAGAACAGTATCTCTAGGGAACTGTTAATAGTGTTTCTTCATTAGTAAACACCTCATTTCCTTAGGTTACAGTTGTCTTACCTCACTGATGATTTTGTGGTAAGAGTGCTCCTTGTCCATGGGTGGAGGTGGAGTGTCAAAGGAACGGCGCCAGATCTTCACCTGCTCCTCTCCGTGCTTTTCAGCCGTCTCAGCCTTGTTGAGGCCGGTGAGGCCTCCGTAGTGGCGTTCGTTCAGACGCCAGGTGCGGATCACCGGCAGCCACATCTGGTCCGTGCCCTCCATGATGGTCCACAGGGTCTTGACTGCACGCTTCAGCACGGAGGTGTAGCACACATCGAACTTGAGGCCTGCGTCCTTGATGGCCTGGGCCCCGCGCTTGGCCTCCTCCATACCCTTCTCACTGAGGTCGGCATCGAACCAGCCGCAGAAGCGGTTCTCCTGGTTCCAGACGCTCTCGCCGTGGCGCACGATAACCAAACGATGCACAGTAGTCATGCTTACAGTGATTCTCCTGAGTTAACCCAGACACAGTTCCCTCAGCCCTTCTaagttgtgcacacacacacactggacgaCAACAGTGAGGCCAAACCAGCATACCAGCCTCCTTTTATAGCAGCCTGGTTAGTGGCAGTGAACAGGGGACAGGCCTTCTTTATTTTCCACCTGTGAGCGACACTCATGCACTGACGGACATGCAGGAGCAGCCAGTAGCGGCAGGGGTCTGGTGAGCTGGTGGGACATGTGCTGGACTCGAAGGCCAGAGGTCAGACATTAGGCCAAAATAGCAACATGACTTTTAAACTAAGGTCTGTGGAACAAAAGTGTAAAGATCAGCGTTGGTTGCAAAAAGGCAACTGGACTCAGCCTCAGATGAGTAGATTCATAAATGAAGTGTAGCTCATGTGTTTAGAAAATATCAAGTATATGTGCAAAGTGTATTTTATTATGTGTAATAACAAAGACATTGTGGTTCCTGCAGGTTTGATCTGTTTCATGActgcctcgggggggggggggggggggatcctctTGTTTCCAAAACACAGTAAACAGCTGTGGACAGACTCGTCTGCTTTCTCTAACTCTACATGTGTGAGTTCCAGCAACACAACACCAGCTGCTCAAACCTCTCCTACTTCCATTACAAATATTCATTGTACCTGTGCTTGTTTAAAAGGAGCAGATACTGTTTCTAGAATGAAACGAATATAGTTTTCCTTCTCATGTTACACCAGCACATCCACTGGCTCTGTCCAGCCCGTGAAAATGATTTTACCCTTTTTCGCTAGTCTTGAAAAAGACATCACTGTCCTCTGTGcaggaaaaacattaaaatgcatcgtaactgtctcctgctctaCAAACAGATCAGTTGTAACTGTTGAAACCTTCATTGGACACAATCATCCATTACTTTATATGAAAAGACTAAAGGTAAAGCCTTAACTGAACTATTTCattaagaaataaaatgaagtttGTATTAGAtggtgcttgtgtgtttatgtatgttaATACACCATGTAGCACACATTGTGGTCCCTGTCCCATGTTGTCATTGACCAGCAGGTGTCCCCAGTGTTCAGGAAAAACCTTCTAGATACATCTGGTTAGAAAACATCATGAAGCTTCTTCTCATCATCACTATCTAAAGCTCCTCTAGAGATCATTGAACTACGTCATGGCTCCTCAGTGGTCaacaaatcaatacaaatatatacatgttGTACGTTACAATACTACAAagagcattattattattattattagagcGTTATTTGTGTATGTCACCTGTAGAGGGGGCTGTAGTATCATTCAAACAAGTTTTGAGTGTCATGCAACATTTCAGGCTGCAATCAGTATGATTGATGATAAGTATTTTCATTAAAGAAAAGCATCttggaaataaaaacttgaagTAAGAAAATGTTATATAGAGCTCTGTGCTTACATGTAAGGTAAATATGTGTATCTCTGCTATATATGGTACATGCATGTGGATACCTGCAGATAAAAAGGTCAAATTGCACCTTTGCAGTTGCACTACAACGTGATTATATTTTACTTAATGATTCATGACTAATGACTCTTGATAAATCCTACTGAAAATGTTGTGTCCAGCCGAGACAAAAATATTCTCTAGCATCTTCTCTGTTGAGGAGTGTCAGCGCTGTGAAACTTACAGAGGAGACAAAAGTGCTGATGAAGGTTGTACACTGAGCCACAGAGTCAAAGCTGAGGTGTCAAGCAAAGTCAATGTCTATTGTCCCTTTAAATCACGTTATGATCCATAAATAGAAATAAGGAGAAATCCAATAGTCCCCAGTAATAGTTATAATGGAAATCCAGACCTGCATCGTGTGATGAAGGGTTATTGTCTTGtactaaaaagaaaagaaaagttctcCAGAAAAACACGAAACATGATGTCTGGCCCATTGTTGAACATTAGATAATGTATGATGCTAATTATGCTAATTTTATCCCATTAAAGAAGCTCAGATAAACCAGGTATGTTCATCCTGTTCAAACATCTTGCAGATTAAGCTTCGTGAGTTTGTGGAACATCACTTTGACGTGTTCATTTTGTGTCTGGTTTATGTTTGGAGTACTTTTCTTGCCCCATTGTCCCAAAAAGtgattaatgcatttttttaatcCTGATAAATAACTAAACTAAATCATTAATATCAAACCATCATCACCAAGAAGACAATTCTTGATGTCTATTGAGTGTTTACTTATTTTTTCTCACTTGTGTGAAGCTGTCACCGGTTTAGCTGTGATcctacaaattaaatatatattgatttgATACTCGGGCTGATGCTGAGTTGTATTCACAGAGACCAGTAGCCACTTAGAAAATGGAACTTgaagtgagtgaatgtgtgtgggaaGACAAGTTAGCTTCTCTGTTTCATTTCCCCAGATCCTGTAAGCACCCAATCCgctgcagattaaaaaaaaatcacccaGGAGCAGATTGTCATTCTGCTGTTCGGCTGGGAGAAGTGTCCACGGGGAGATTGTGTGATCACAAGTGTTACGATGACTCAGCCTGCAGCAGAGGGCCATGCAGCTCCCActgaagtccccccccccacacctcccacAACACTAAGCACTGAGGGAGGGGGCTTTGTGCTGAAGAGGTAAATTACTGGAGCAGGtcatgcacatacacatacgcacacacacacacacacagacattcacacttcctgcacacactcaaacacacacccacaggtaTTGCTGCAAAGCACTGCAATATACATTCATTTATGCATGAGGCTCAAGAGCAAAACAAATCTCCCGACATTAATTTCACTGAGCCTctgcacctgcacctgcacacacagacacacactcagctgttTCATCCTAagtgttgtggttttgtgtatttattaagtaatgttacacacacaagacaagtagaaacattaCAGTCTAATAGATAAATATGGAAAACATATGACTAGAATAAAGTGTAATCCTTCAGTTATCCCCCAAATCATATACTATCATAATGCAAAGCTGAAAGTGTAAAGTAAACATTActaagaaaactgaaaaaaaaagactaatttAATCCAAGTAACAGATTCCACAGCAGAACTTATTGACTGTCACAGATACTCTCACATTGTGTTTGGGTGGGATTGTGTCACTGCAGGTCTTTTAAGGTTATGGCTGCACATCCACTCTCCACCACAAGGAGAGATGCTGTGTCATGGCTCtaaaaaaacagctttcctccccctctctctctctctctcctgcagtgaGGATACAACATAATAACACCTCTCACCCATCTATTTTCTcgatataattaataaaataatgcaTCATAgttatttgcatttgttttactGTCGTTAAGTATCCAGGCTCAAGTTCTGTATTAAAACTGTTGTCATGatctattgtttttatattcatttatgTTTCTATTTCACAAACAAACTCTGCTGAATAGTATTTAAACCTTTataacaaaataatatataataatgaatCTCTTTTCTGCATTAGAATTGTCACtgccaaagaaaacacaaacagaaacatgaagttttacagatataaaatatatagaaacatctttcttcccttctttccctctctccttctcgttTACCTCCTTCGCTCCTTCCCATGGTTCCTCTGTCTCATTCCTCGATGTTGCAGTGTAAGACTATCGAGCCTGCGTTGTGGGAGTTGAGGTAAAGCGCGTGCGTCACAGCTCGGTGTCCCAGTATAAAAGCACgggctgctgcagcagagatcAGTTGTGGCTTAGACCTGAGCCCTGCGTacatctccacacacacacacacacacacacagaggagaggaggagcagccagTGCTCCCACCACTCAGCCATGAGTAGCATCGGATATGACCCCTACTATCCCACCTCGTCGTATAGACGCTGGTATGTCGAGGCGCCCCCTCGTGTGGCGACCAGAGGGAGAACCCACTCCGTCTACAGCTCCCATGCCTCCCCGGTGTCCTCCTCCCGTCTGCAGTACTCCTCTCCCGGCCGGgggctgctctcctcctcctcaatggGATCGtccctggagctggagctcagccaGGCGTCCCAGGTCAGCTCTGATTTTCGTACCGTGCGCACCCAAGAGCGCGGCCAGCTGCAGGAGCTCAACGACCGCTTTGCCGGCTTCATTGACCGAGTGCGTGACCTGGAGCAGCAGAATCGTGCTCTGgagtcagagctgctgctgctgaggcagaGGCACTCTGAGCCGTCCCGCCTGAGAGCACTGTACGAGCAGGAGGCCCGCTCCCTGAGAGCAGCTATGGATGAGGCCAGGGCAGAGCAGCAGGCTGTCCTGAGCCAGAGAGAGCGACTGGAGCAAACCCTGAGCGCCCTGCAGGGTCGATATGAAGAGGAAGTTCTGGCTCGTGAAGAGGCCGAGGGCAGGCTGATGGAGACCCGACGTGAGGCCGACCAGGCTGCTTTAGCCAAGGCTGAACTGGAGAAGAGCATCGAAACTCTTCTGCAGGAGCTGGCCTTCCTCAAGAGAATTCATGAAGGTGAGGTGGCCGAGCTGCAGTCCCAAGTCCAGCTGGGCGTCCAGGTGGCCGTCGAGTCTGAGGCCGCCGCTCCAGATCTCTCCGGGGCTCTCCGGGATATTAGGTCCCAGTACGAGAGGCTGGCGGCCAGGAACATGCAGGCAGCCGAGGAGTGGTTCAGAGGGAAGGTGGGTTCCCTGAGTGAAACTGTGGCCCAGCACAGTAACGCCGTGAAGAGCTCCAAGGACGAAGCAGGAGAGTACCGACGCCAGCTCCAGGCCCGGCTGCTGGAGATCGACGCCTGCAGAGGCCTCAACGGATCCCTGGAGAGACAGCTGCacgagatggaggagaagcagagtgCTGAGATAACTTCCATGCAGGTCAGCAGGGCCCCTATGACATGACATTAATCAGTCAGATTCTTTATTCAAGGTTTTCATGTCATCATGTtgcatgtgttattttctaATGTCTTTACTTTCTTCATTTTAGGACACCATTGGACATTTGGAAGGCGAGCTGAGGGGCACCAAGCAGGAAATGGGCCGCTACCTGAAGGATTACCAGGACCTTCTGAATGTCAAGATGGCGCTAGACATCGAGATTGCTGCATACAGGTGAGAAGCCAAAGACATCCAGGAGTTTATTTTACTGATTATATGAGGAATCATGAACTTAAGGTTTTAGGTATTCACAAGGTCATTGAAGGTGAAAAGATGAATCATTTAAGGAAATAGTGCATCAGCTAATTCTAGCAAAGCTCCtaaatttttacttttattgataAATTTCTATAATGTATGAAAAAAGTAAATATAGGCCATTTTTATCTTAGTAAACATGGTCTAGGATCATGACcagaaatgttattttacagTTAGAAGTGTAAACAAATGGCTGCTAATTGACCTATTTAAATATACAGGAAGCTGCTGGAAGGTGAGGAGTCCCGCTTCAGTGGAGGAGGTGCCGGGGGTGTGTCCTCTTACTACGGCCACTCTTTGTCGGTGCCCTCCTACTCCCGGCCCCTCCTCTCCAGCATGAGCTCTGGCCCCTCCTACCTGATGACATCCCGCCTGctcagctccagcttcagcacCAGCGAGGGGATCATCTCCGCCAGCCACGCCAAGCAAGCTGAGGCCAGCCCACctggcgaggaggaggaagaggaggaggaggccacagaggaggaggtaaaggaggaagaggaggcagaggaggaagacaagggagaagaaggaggagaggagaaagatgaggaaaaagaagagggaggagaggaggaaggagatcaaaagaaagaagatgaggaggaggctaCAGAAGTAGAGGACGAGGCTAAGGGTGACAAAGAGGGTTAGtgcatctttttcttttatcaaatgTCATAATTGCAATTAAGGGTCACAATGACAattaataaagttatctatTGATACAGgcggtgaagaggaggaggtgaccgACGCTGCtgaagaagagggggagacaaacaacaaagaaGACGGAGAGGAGAGTGAAGTCAAGGAAGAAGcacaagaggaggaaaaagccAACGGAGCCGAGGACAAAGAGCAGGATGCaaaagaagaagtgaaagtTGAGAAGGAAGAAGCAAAGAAGAGTGAAGAGAAAGACGGGAAAgtagagaaagaagagaaagaagagaaagaagagaaagaagataaagaagataaagaagaaaaagaagagaaagaagagaaagaagagaaagaagagaaagaagagaaagaagagaaagaagagaaagaagagaaagaagagaaagaagagaaagaagagaaagaagagaaatccGATGCCAAGAAGGAAGAAAAAGCAGCTGCTCCCAAAACAGACGACAAAGCTGAagtcaaaaaggaaaaagtggCAGAAGAAAAGagcacaaaggagaagaagTAAACCAGTAGTGTCAGTAAACCTCCGGCAGAACTGTCAACGTACAAAAAACCACAGCTTGATAACCAGGCCTCAGCGCTATCCTCTCAAACCGTGTTATCTAAACACTCCATTCAAAGCAGCAAATCAAGGTTATCTGCCTGCAAATATCCAGACTATAGTCCATTAATGTCTGCGTGCACATGTCCTGTATACGGAGAGTAAAGTGTGTGACTTCCTGTTGGTTCAATAAACACTTCTCAAAGTCATATGTGTGTCCTGGATTTTGGCTTAAGCACAAGTCCTGATTTAATACATCTCTACAGTGTTGATTTAGTTTCTCTGACATTTCTAGTATAAATGAAGCTAATTGCAATAAgttctgctttgttttcagATTAGTTCTTACCAAAAATGTGGTGATTCagcttttaaatgaataaataacacaatATGTTTTCAATGGAAGCATTTATAAGCAATAAAAAACCTCATACGTGCATACTGAGTTCAAACCACTAGGTGGTGCTGCAACATGTAACTGATGCTGGTTAATTAGAGCTTATGTTAGAAAACTGATGGAAGACTGTGTAAGCAGTTATCTTGTCTAATTGTGCTTCTGTTGCACATCTAGCATGCCAAgaccatacagtctatgat encodes:
- the pgam2 gene encoding phosphoglycerate mutase 2; amino-acid sequence: MTTVHRLVIVRHGESVWNQENRFCGWFDADLSEKGMEEAKRGAQAIKDAGLKFDVCYTSVLKRAVKTLWTIMEGTDQMWLPVIRTWRLNERHYGGLTGLNKAETAEKHGEEQVKIWRRSFDTPPPPMDKEHSYHKIISESRRYKGLKPGELPLCESLKDTIARALPFWNDVIAPEIKAGKNVIIAAHGNSLRGIVKHLEGMSDAAIMELNLPTGIPIVYELDADLKPVKPMAFLGDEATVKKAMEAVAAQGKAKK
- the LOC133005391 gene encoding syntaxin-2-like, with the protein product MTETTESKVNMEEYFKTVGEVRSLIDKISCQAEEVQRSHGVVFSSANQDQTNKQRLELLNTEIKKNANTVRAKLKSMQKNLPVEENVRRSSVIERIEKNQHSHLTRRFAEVMRGYHNSQMSFREKCKSLIQRQLEIVDKVTTDEELEVMLHRDSLTIFISDINSDRRISSEALSEIESRHQDIICLESSIKDLHEIFTDTAMLLEIQGDLINNIEKNVTSAAEYIDASKAETGKAVTYKKNPYKIASLPDFFKPFRRQSTAKSAADQNTCDLDHD
- the nefla gene encoding neurofilament light polypeptide produces the protein MSSIGYDPYYPTSSYRRWYVEAPPRVATRGRTHSVYSSHASPVSSSRLQYSSPGRGLLSSSSMGSSLELELSQASQVSSDFRTVRTQERGQLQELNDRFAGFIDRVRDLEQQNRALESELLLLRQRHSEPSRLRALYEQEARSLRAAMDEARAEQQAVLSQRERLEQTLSALQGRYEEEVLAREEAEGRLMETRREADQAALAKAELEKSIETLLQELAFLKRIHEGEVAELQSQVQLGVQVAVESEAAAPDLSGALRDIRSQYERLAARNMQAAEEWFRGKVGSLSETVAQHSNAVKSSKDEAGEYRRQLQARLLEIDACRGLNGSLERQLHEMEEKQSAEITSMQDTIGHLEGELRGTKQEMGRYLKDYQDLLNVKMALDIEIAAYRKLLEGEESRFSGGGAGGVSSYYGHSLSVPSYSRPLLSSMSSGPSYLMTSRLLSSSFSTSEGIISASHAKQAEASPPGEEEEEEEEATEEEVKEEEEAEEEDKGEEGGEEKDEEKEEGGEEEGDQKKEDEEEATEVEDEAKGDKEGGEEEEVTDAAEEEGETNNKEDGEESEVKEEAQEEEKANGAEDKEQDAKEEKEEKEEKEEKEEKEEKEEKSDAKKEEKAAAPKTDDKAEVKKEKVAEEKSTKEKK